CTGTGGGAGATCCTTCCAAGTTTATGAATTAATCCCGCATTCTCCCACGCGTCGGACCTACGAACAGGCACGCGACCGATCGGCACTCTAGTTCTACCGCGCTATTTCGCGCTGGCACCACCCTCGCGTGCGCGGGGCCGATCGCAGTACAGCTCTCGCCGCTGCTGGCCGCGCGGAGCCATCCCCACGTGCGCGGGGCCGATTCGGTACAGCGGTGGACGCGCTCGACGACCGCGGAGCCATCCCCGCGTGCGCGGGGCCGATGACGTCGCCGCGTTCGTGAGGGACCGGGGGACGGAGCCATCCCCGCGTGCACGGGGCCGATGGCCGCGTCATCTGGGATGTCGAAGAGGACGTCGAGCCATCCCCGCGTGCGCGGGGCCGATCGGCGGGGTGTCGTGGCGCCGCGGGCCAGTCCGGAGCCATCCCCGCGTGCGCGGGGCCGATGGCGGCCTCGGCGTCGTCGATGGCCGCGCGCAGGAGCCATCCCCGCGTGCGCGGGGCCGATCGTGAACGCACCGCGCCCGGAGACGTCGCCGCCGAGCCATCCCCGCGTGCGCGGGGCCGATGCGATCACGGCGTGGGACCGGAACCTCGGCGTGGAGCCATCCCCGCGTGCGCGGGGCCGATCCCTCCAGCAGCTGCGGGCGGACCTGGATCGGGGAGCCATCCCCGCGTGCGCGGGGCCGATGGGCGGCGCGGGGGCAGGGTGGCGACGGCGGCGGAGCCATCCCCGCGTGCGCGGGGCCGATCCGTGCGCCGTTGCGAACGCCGTCCACGCCGCCGAGCCATCCCCGCGTGCGCGGGGCCGATACTTGTTGACCTGCGGGTTCATCTCGCCCCAAGGCTCAGAATGACCACGTGATCCAGGTCACTACAGAGCGCTTCATCTCAGCCCGGTACCCCTGGCCAGCGCCGTCTGGACGAGCGTGTCGAGCAGGGACGGGTAGTCCGTGCCGGTCACCGCCCACATCTTCGGGTACATCGAGATCGGGGTGAAGCCGGGCATGGTGTTGACCTCGTTGACGATCAACTCACCCGCCTCGGTGACGAAGAAGTCCACCCTCGCCAGTCCCTGGCAGTCGAGTGCCTCGAAGGCGGTGATCGCCTGGGCACGCAGCCGCTCGGTGACGTCGTCGTCGAGCTTCGCCGGGATGTCGATCTCGCAGAACTCGTCGAGGTACTTGGCGTCGAAGTCGTACCAGTCGACCGCGCCGTCGACGACCCGGATCTCCGAGGGCAGCGAGGCCTCGACGCGGCCGTCCGGGAACTCCAGTACGCCGCACTCGATCTCGCGACCGACCACCGCGCTCTCGATGACGACCTTCGGGTCGGTCTGACGGGCGAGGCCGATGGCGGCGGGCAGCTCCGCCCAGTCGGTCACCTTGCTGATGCCGATCGAGGAGCCCGCGCGCGCGGGCTTGACGAACACGGGCAGGCCCAGCGTCTCCCGCTGCACCGCGCTCAGCGTCTCCTGGCCTCGCCGCAGGACCTCGTACCGCCCGACGCCCAGACCGGCGGCGCCGAGGAGCTTCTTGGCGAACTCCTTGTCCATCGCGGTGGCGCTGGCCAGCACGCCCGGCCCCACGTAGGGCAGGCCCGCCATCTCCAGCAGGCCCTGGATCGTGCCGTCCTCGCCGTAGGCGCCGTGCAGCACGGGGAAGACGACGTCGACGCCGCTCAGCGCCTCGCCCGCCTGCCCTGGCTCCAAGGAGATCAGGTGCCGACTGGTCGGGTCGGCGGGCAGCACCAGCGCCGCCGCCGTAGCGTCCACCGTGGGCAGAACACGGTCACGGATCTCCAGCTCGCTGACGTCGGAGGTGCCGACGACCCAACGGCCTTCCTGGCTGATGCCCACCGGAACGACCTCGTAGCGCTGCGGGTCGAGGTGAGCCAGCACGCTGGCGGCCGACGAACACGAGATGGCGTGTTCCGAGCTCCGCCCGCCGAAGACAACCGCGACGCGTGTTCTCCGCTCCGTCATGCTGCGTGACCCTACCGGCACGAATCCTCCCTCGATCGGCGCAGCGGCAGGCGTCCCCAGGTTTCCGCCGCCCCAACACACTCGATGTGACGAATTCGGCACGCTGGCGGACATTCCGGTCGCCGTCACCCGCCGATCCGTCGTGTCCGACAGCGAGAAGCACGGGTGGGCGCGTCCCCCCGATCGACGAGGCTCTCGAACACAGCGTGTGCGGCGGCCCACCTGAACGAAAAGCGGTCACCCGTTCCGGTGGGCCGTCCCCGAAGACGCACCCACCGACCGGCGCCGCGTCACCGCGCGCCGGGGCTCGCGCACCGGCTGGACGCCCACGCAGCGGACCGCCCCGGCCGGACGATCGGACGACCGTTCGTGGCTCAACCGGCCCGGCACGGGCGTTCCCAGCACGAACATCATCGACTACACCGTTCGATACGCTCAGCACGACAGGTTCCGAACCGACGCCCACAGCTCCAGGAGATGGTGACGTGGATCACGTGGTAGAAATCGGCCCTCGGCCACGAATAAACCCGCTGGTCAACAAGTGTCGGCCCCGCACGCGCGGGGATAGCTCTTCACCGCCGACGACGTGCGGCTGTTGATCCCGGTCGGCCCCGCACGCGCGGGGATAGCTCTTCCTCCTGGTCAGTCGTGGTCGTGCTGGTCAGGTCGTCCCCGCACGCGCGGGGATAGCTCCTACCCCTACGCGTCGTCCATCGCGGACACTATGTCGTCCCCGCACGCGCGGGGATAGCTCCTGAGGGAGTGAGTCATGCCCCTGCAGATGGAGGTCGTCCCCGCACGCGCGGGGATAGCTCGCATGGATGGCGCCAGTGTGCCGAGTAGCACGGGTCGTCCCCGCACGCGCGGGGATAGCTCGACATGCTGTCCCTCCTCGGCGGCAAGGTCGACGTCGGCCCCGCACGCGCGGGGATAGCTCTGAGCCATGGGCAGGCGGGCATCAGCACCAGCTGTCGGCCCCGCACGCGCGGGGATAGCTCCCAACCAGCCGGGCGCGATCGCCGGTGGTCGGTGTCGGCCCCGCACGCGCGGGGATAGCTCCCGGCTTCTCGCTGACATGGGTGCGGCCGTGACGTCGGCCCCGCACGCGCGGGGATAGCTCGGCCAGGGATACGGACTTCGGCCAGTACCTGGGGTCGGCCCCGCACGCGCGGGGATAGCTCCTTGTGATCCGCATGTCCCGAGCCCGTCGCCGCGTCGGCCCCGCACGCGCGGGGATAGCTCCGACTACGCATGGGGTGGCGAGGTGGGAAGCCGTCGGCCGGCACCGGCGGGCGTCGCTCGTGACGGCCGAGCGTCCTGTCACGACCGGATACAGTCGCCCCAGCGAGTCGGTGACGTGCCATCAGGCTTCTCCGGCGCCCCGATCCGCTCACTCGGCGTCCAAGTCGGCAGACCTGCCCGCCTCGTCCGCGAACAACTGGACGATCTCCGGCAGTGCCGCGTCGAACTCGGCAGGCGTGCAGGCCGCGTAGCCCAGCGGCACGCCGAAGAGCCTCGGCGTGCGCTGATAGTGGCGAGCCAGGCCGTCGATGAGCACACCTGCGGCCGCCGCCTTCGCCGCCACCCGCTGCTCCGCCGCCGCGGAGGCCAGTGGGATCACCACGTGCGCGCCCGCCTCGTCTCCGAGAACCTCGATGCCCTTCTCACCGAGCGCCTGCACCAGCCGGAGTCGCCGCGCCGCGAGCTCGCGGCGCATGCGGCGCAGGTGTCTCCCGAGGTCTCCGTGGCGAGCCAGCTCGACGAAGACCCGCTGGCCTGCGGCGGGTGGACCCGCTCCCGCGAGGTCGCGGTACTCCTGCACGGCGCCGAGTACCCGGCCGGGAGCGACCATCCAGCCTGCGCCGAGAGTGGGGGTGAGGATCTTGCTCGTGGTGCCGAGGTGCACCACGACGTCGGGGCCGAGGGCCACCAGCAGCGGCAGCGGTGCCACGTCGAACCGCAGCTCGCCGTCGTAGTCGTCCTCGATGATCAGGAAGTTCTGCTCGCGCGCCCTTCGCACCAGCGCCACCCGCCGTTCAGCGGGCAGCCTGCCGCCCAGGGGGTACTGGTGAGCGGGTGAGCAGTAGACGGCCTGGATGTCCTCGGGAATCTCGTCGACGAGGAGCCCGTCGGCGTCCACCGGCGCGGGAAGGACCTCGACCCCGCCCGCGCGAAGCGCGCCGACCGCCCGCTGATAGCCGGGGTCCTCCACCGCGACCCGGTCGCCCGGCCGCAGCACCGAGGACGCCAGTTCCGCCACGGCGGCGGTGGTGCCCGCCGTCGCCAGCACCGCATCGGCGGGCGACGGGCCGAGGTCGTCGCGGCGGTCGACGACGGCGAGCCCCCGGTGCCGCAAGAGGTGTTCGACGATCGCGGTCCGGTACTCCGGCAGCCCGGCCCGCTGCGGTCGAATCAGCGGCGGCGCGTCGGCCGCGACCCGCCAGGCCCGCCGCCAGGCTGCCCGATCCAGCCCGTGCACCCAGGGGGCACCGGGAGTGAGATCCAGCAGCCGCCGGTCGCCGGTCACGGGTCGCGGCGCCGGCTCGACGTTCCGCACCGCGCCGGGCGGGCTGGTGGTGACGAAGGTCCCGGAGCCGTGCCTGCCCACGATCCAGCCCTCGGCATGCAGCTGTTCGTACGCCGCCGCCGTCACCGTCCTGCTGACCCGGAGATAGCCGGCCAGACCGCGTGTCGACGGCAGCCGGTCGCCCGCCCGCAGCACACCGGAGGCGGCCGAGGCGCGCAGTGCGTCCGCGAGCTGCACGGCCAGCGGGATGGACGCCGAACGGTCCAACTCGATGGGGATCTCGCTGATCGGCCCGCCACGGGGTCGGGAGGCGTTCATCAAGTGGCCTTTCGAAATCACCGATGATTGGCACTTATCCAATGCCACTGCGGGCGGCACGCTGAGTACATGACCGATGTGGCACAACCGGCACAGGAACAGCCCGGCGGACCGTTGTCCCCTACCGACCGCAGCACCATACGACGAGGCAGGGTGCGTGCCAGGACGGCGCGAGCAGAGCTGCACGACATCCTCGACGCGGGCCTGATCTGCCACCTCGGTCTGACCACCGACTCCGGCCCGCTCGTGCTGCCTACCTGTTACGGCCGCGACGGCGACACCCTCTACCTGCACGGCTCGACCGGCGCGGCCAGTCTCCGCACGCTGGCGGGCGGCGCCCCGGCCTGCGTGACGGTGACGCATCTCGACGGCATCGTCTACGCACGATCGGTCTTCCACCATTCGGCGAACTACCGGTCCGCGGTGATCCAGGGCACGGCCGTGCCCGTGCTCGACGACGCGGGGCGGCGCCACGCCCTGCGCGTGGTGACCGAACAGCTGGCCCCCGGATCGTGGGACGGCGGCGCCCGACTGCCCACCGAACGGGAGATGGCCGCGACGCTGGTGCTCGCGATGGACCTCGGCGAGGCATCGGTGAAGGTACGCACCGGCCCGCCCGGCGACGATGAGGACGACGTGGCGGCCGACGAACACTGGGCCGGGGTGCTGCCGCTGAAGCAGACCTGGGGCAGCCCGGAGCCGTGCCCGCTGCTTCCCGCCGGGCGACCGATCCCTGAGCGCGTCAGCGGGCGCTGATCCGCCCATGAGCGTCGGACGTCGAGTATGCCCAGAGGAACGATCGATCCCGTCCGACGTCACCGAACCGGCTCCGCCGAGCCGTGCGGGGAGGCCGTCACGCGCACGGCCGTCCATGGAAGTCGCGGCACATACCCGCCCGGCCGACGAGCCGAGCACGGACCGCACAAGGCACCCGATCACGGACGAGGCGCCGACATGTAACGTGGATCACGTGGTAGTACAGGCTTGCCGGCCGCGATGAATCCGCTGGTCAACAAGTGTCGGCCCCGCACACGCGGGGATGGCTCCCGGTTGTCACGCCGCCGAGTCCACTGGGCCATGTCGGCCCCGCACACGCGGGGATGGCTCCGTTCGGTTTCGAACGTGGCGTTGACGGTCGGGTCGGCCCCGCACACGCGGGGATGGCTCCGCCTGGTCGACGGTCCGACCGATCTCGCCGAGGTCGGCCCCGCACACGCGGGGATGGCTCGGCGCTGCTGTCCGAGATCACCGACCGGGCGGAGTCGGCCCCGCACACGCGGGGATGGCTCCCATCACCTCGTCCTCGTCGAGCACGGGCGGGTGTCGGCCCCGCGCACGCGGGGATGGCTCGCTGCGTGACACCGAGACCGTCGAGCGTGGGGCGTCGGCCCCGCGCACGCGGGGATGGCTCGACCGCCGCCGCGTTGGACCGGGTGCTCGCCGTGGCAGCCCCGCGCGTATGCGGACGATTCTCAGGCGACGCTGTTCGAAAGTCGTGGAATCGAATCGGCCCCCGCGCGGGGTGGGCTCGTGGCGCACTCGGCAGGTCGGGACGCCACCGTGGACCACGGCTCGCACACGCAGGGATGGTTTCCAAGGCACCCTGGCTGTTCCCGCGAATCCCGGCCGGCCCGGCGCAGGCGGACCTGACTCCTACCCCGATGAATCGAACTACTGCCGGCCATGGTCGGCCCGCGCACACGGGATAGCTCGCACACTGGACGCCAGGCAGATCCCCACTGTGCATCGGCCCGCGCACGCATGGCGGCTCGACAAGGCAGCGTGGTCGACGGCGTCGACTGAGCGCAGGCCTTGGCGCACGGGAGGCGCTCTGGCAGGGGGCAAGCACCGTCGAGGCGGTCCCGCGATCAACACCGCAGCCGGAGCGATCACGGCGTCGCTCACCGTTTCCGCCTGGGGCATCTCGACCGCGCCCGCGTCGGGCCCCGGGCGGGTTCGGACCGACCCGTCCGCAGTGGCCTCCGGCACCGGGGGCGTGCTCAGTGCGTCCGGCCCGCATCCGTCCGGGAGAAGGGCCTCCGCACGCGAAGTCGCCGGTTACCAGCGGCGGCGCCCCGTGGGACGCAGGCCCTCGACGGCGTCGAACTCGTACTCGTTCATCTCGCGCCGTTCCCGACGGTAGACGTGCACGCTGACCGCCGGGTCCGGGCCCTCGTTGACGACCTCGTGCACGTAGTCCGGTCCGAAGACGCGGGAGGCGCCCGCCGCCAGCGGCTGGACGACCTCGATGCGGCCGCCTCGGCCGTCCTGTCGGGCCACGCGCTCGGTCAACACTCCGTTGACCACGGTGAACGCCCCGACGGCGCCACCGTGATCATGCAGTCGGGTGCGCTGGCCGGGCAGCCAGCTCAACAGCCACACCTCGTGATGCTCGGTGCGGGACAGCAGGCCGGACCACCGCTGGTCCGGGTCGTAACGCAGGAGCGGCGCCCACTGCTCCCGATCGGTTGCGGTCGCCATCGCGACGCGCACGGGATGCGTCAGAGCGTCCTGAGTGGGAGGCGCGGCGACGGTGTTCGGAGGCACGGCGAACATGATCGATCCTCAAGTGATGTGGGGGCGCGGGCCGTGCGGGACGGCACGGCGATCTGGAGGCCGAACGCCGAGCACGGCAGGTCAGAAGGGGACGCTCACCACTGACAACAGTGCGCGCTCACGACCGGACGGAGGATGGAACCTCTCGCGGTGTGATCAGACTGCGCGGACATGTCCCGACCGTATGGCCGGGGCCCGCGACCCGTCAACCGGCGACCGCACGCTGAGACCAGATGTCACCCGACCAGGTGGTCTTCCACTACGGGGCGTCGCCACCCGAGCCGTTACTCCGGCCATCTCACCCGCCCGTCTGACCCCGATCAGCACCGCCGTATCCGTGGCCCCGGAGCCGCTCAGCAGCCGCCGTCCGGCACTACGCCGCACGGGCGACGGTCGGCGGAGGCGACCAGTCCGCGACGACCCGAGACGGTCCGAGACGACGGTGCCCATCGCGCTGAGACCGTTGATCGTGACAAGGGCGGGGCGGTCTATGTCGAACCCGGCAATGTCCGATCCGGCAGCTTCCAACCCGGCAGCTTCCAACCCGGCGGCGTTCAACCCGGCGATTCCACTCCGCCGAAGTCAGGCGTTCACCGGTAGGGCGGAGGCGTTGGCCGCGTTGGACGGGGTGCCCGACCAGGTGAGGGCTGGGGCGCGGCGGGTGTGCCGCCAGTGAGTCTGCTGGACGGCGGGATCGGTGTGGGCAAGACGGCCTTGGCGGTGTGGTGGGGTGCTCGTCGAGCGTGGCGGTTCCGAACCGGTGGCGTCGAAGCGCGGCGCGGAACCGGTCGCGGTCTGTCGTCCGGCCGGCTCCACAGCTGCTGCGCGCTCACGCGGAGGCGGCTCGAGCCGGGGCGTGCGAGCCGCGTCCCTTGATCGACTGAACCCCGGCGGCCGCTGGCAGGCCTCGTCCAGCTCCGAGACACCGAAGTGCCCGAGGCACCGAGATCCACTCGATCGAGATCTTGCCGAAGTCGAACATCAGTTCGATCATGGAGTCATGCCTGAACTGACTTCGATCTCGCCCACCGCCCGCACCGCCACTGCCCGCACCGCCCACACCGTTCTCGCGGCGATCCTCGGCCTGGTTCTGCGGACACTCCGGGTCTTCGATCGCGCTGCTCGAGCCGCCGCGAGCCGCCTGTCTCGACAGTCTCGGCTGTCTCGGCCCAGCGCTTCGCCGAGCGTGCCCTGGCTCGGCTGCGCGAACGGTTCGTGGACCGAACGTTGGCGGCATCAGCCGCGAGAACCCGACGAAACCGGCCGAGGACGCTCACCCATCCCCGTCGGGCTCGCCGAGGTCGCCCGCTCGGAGCCCGTCGTCGACGGCGCGGGAGGGCAGCCCGCTCGGCCGTCTCGGCCGTCCGATTGTCGCCTCGGGCACACCCCGCGAGCGCCGTCTTCGCGACCGAGAGCCGGCACGGCACCCGACCCGCCCTGCGTGACGCACCCAGGTCACGCCGGCCGCCGCTCGCCGTCACCGGCTTCGCGCGGTCGGCACGGCGGGCGCGTCCGGCGCACTCACCCGCCGCAGGCACGGTGCTCCGACAAGCACACGAGCCACGGCAGTCCGCCGCACCGCAGACCCGGCCCCACTCGGTCTGCCCGGCCGCCTGCATCGCATTGCGAGATCCGACGGCGGGCAGGCACGGCCTGCTACGGCCGTCGCCCCCGACGGAGCGCCACGGCCGGGGCGATCGGCCCGGCCGCGACCGGTCGGCCACGCGATCGCCCGTGCCTGCGGCCGAGCGACGCGTCGGTCACCGCGTGCAGGCGTCCAGCGCGGCCAGCACGTCGGCCACCAGGTCGACGGCGTCCTCACAGCCGGAGGAGAAGCGTACGAACCCCGGTGCGACCGGATCTCCCCAGCGCGCGCGACGGTCCGCGGTCGAGTGGACGCCGCCGAAGCTGGTCGCCTCGACGACGAGCCTGCTCGCCGCCACGAATCGGGCGAAGGTCGCCTCATCGGCCAACTCGAAGGAGAGCACGCCGCCGAAGCGGCGCATCTGCCGCCGGGCCGTGGCGTGGGCGGGGTCGTCCGCCATCCCCGGCCAGCGCAGGCGCCGCACCGCCGGATGGTCGCGCAGCGCGGCGGCCAGCGCGGCGGCGTTGTCAGCCTGTCTCGCCAGCCGCAGATCCAGCGTGCTCAGACTCCGATACGCCAGCCACGACTCGAACGGTCCGGGGATCGCGCCGCCCAGGGTGCGGGCCTGGCGAATCCTGCCTGCCAGCGCCGCGTCCCCGGTCGACACGTGGCCGAGCAGCAGATCGCTGTGTCCACTGAGCGCCTTGGCGTCGCTGGCCACGACGACGTCCGCGCCGAGGGCGAGCGGCCGCTGGCCGAGCGGGCTGGCGGTGGTGTTGTCCACCGCCACCACGGCGCCCGCCGCGTGCGCACGGGCGCTCAGCTCGGCGATGTCGCAGACATCCAGTCCCGGATTCGACGGGGTCTCCAGCAGGACCAGCGCGGCGCCGTCGAACACGTCGTCGTCCCACGGCCCGGCGGTAGGCACCTCTCGCACCGGGACGCCGCGCGGGATCAGCTCCGATGCCGCGAAGGCCCGCGTCGCGTAGTAGCCGTCCGACGGCAGCACCAGCGCGCCCCGCCCGGCCGCATCACGCAGCAGCGCGGAGATCGCGGCCATCCCAGAGGGGAACAGCACACACTCGCCGCCGTCCAGTTCGCCGATCGCCGACTCCAGCCGGCGCCAGGTCGGATTGTCCGCCCGCCCGTAGAAGTCGGTCTCCTCCGTACGGCCCGCGTCGAGGTCCGATCCGTGGTCCGTGGCGGGCCCGCCGTCGGTCAGGTGGAACGGTGCGGCGAGCACCGGCCCCGGTGTCAGTGGGGCGCCCTTCGACGGCGGGGTCCCGCCTGCGTGCACACAGCGCGTGCCGTCGCCCCAGTCGGCGTCCAGACTCATGACCACTCCGCCTTCCTCGCCCGGCCGAGCAGCTCGGCCGCCATCACTCGCGGCGACAACGCCTCGTGGCAGACGCGATAGACGCTGTCGGTGATCGGCATCTCCACGCCGTGTCGGGCGCCCAGTTCCCGGATCGACGCACACGATTTCACGCCCTCGGCCACCTGGCCGTTCGCCGCCGCCTGCGCCTGCGCGATGCTGTCGCCGCGACCGATCCGGGCTCCGAAGGTGCGGTTGCGGGACAGCGGTGAGGAACAGGTGGCGACGAGGTCGCCGAGCCCGGCCAGGCCGGCGAAGGTCAGCGGGTCGGCGCCCAGCGCGGCGCCGAGTCGCGCCGTCTCGGCCAGCCCCCTGGTGATCAGGGTCGCCGTGGTGTTGTCTCCGAAGCCGAGTCCGTCGGCCATGCCGCATGCCAGTCCGATGACGTTCTTGCAGGCGCCGCCCAGTTCACACCCGATCACGTCCACGTTGGTGTAAGGCCGGAAGTACCGCGTGGAGCAGGCATGTTGCAGGGCCTCCGCGCGCTGCACATCGGTGCAGGCGATGACGGTGGCGGTGGGTTGTTCGGCGCCGACCTCCTTGGCCAGGTTGGGTCCCGACACGACCGCGACCTGGTCGGCGGGGACCTCCGCCACCTCGGCGATGACCTCGCTCATTCGTTTGAGGCTGCCCAGCTCGACCCCCTTCGCCGTGCTGACCAGCGTCGCGCCTGCGGGCAGCAACGGACGCCAGGACGCCAGGTTGGTCCGCAACGTCTGGCTGGGCACCGCCAGCACGACCGCGTCGGCACCGGCCAACGCCTCGGCCGCGTCGCTGGTGGCGGTCAGGTTCGTCGGCAGCGTGACGTCGGGAAGGTAGTCGGAGTTGCGGTGCAGTCGGGTGATCTCCTCGGCGACCGTCTGCCTGCGTGACCACAGCACCACGTCGCGGCCCGCGTCCGCGATGACCTTGGCGAACGCCGTGCCCCAGGAACCGGAGCCCAGCACTGCCACCCGTCGGATCGACTCCACCGAACACCACTCCTCAACTCAGCACCTCGGCGCCGCACTCTTGGGACCCGTCGGTCGGCCCGACGTGGCTGGGCGGGTCTCGATCAGGAGGTTCCCGACGACCCCACGGGCTGACGAGCTTCAGGACTGTCAAGCTCTGGACTGACGACCTCAGGACTCCGGCCGGTCGAGGTCGCCGTTCTCCGGCCGGACCCGGCCGCGATGCAGGAAGAACGTCGCGGGTGCCTTCTCCTGTCTGACCTCGGCGAGCAGGTCGCGAACCGAGCCCATCACCGTCTCGGTCACCTCACGGAGGAGCGCGGTGTCGCGGGTGCGGCCCTCGAAGGCGGCCAGGTCCAGCGGCTCGCCCACTCGCACCCGCACCGGCTTGCGTCCGATGGGCCGGAACCGGCGCTTCGTGTAGTCGAAGATGTGCTGGGTCCCCCAGTTCACGGCGGGGATGACGGGGACGCCGCCCTCCAGTGCCAGCCGGGCGACCCCGGTCCTGGAGTGCATCGGCCACAGCTGCGGGTCTCTGGTGACCGTCCCCTCCGGGTAGATGACGACGATCTTGCCCTCGTGCAGGGCGGCGAGGGCGGCGTCGAGGCTGCGCTGTGCCTCCCCGCTGCCCCGATAGACGGGGATCTGCCCGGTGCTGCGCATCAGCGTGCCGACGACGGGCACCTTCCAGAGGCTGTGCTTGGCCATGAAGCGCGGCACGCGCCTGCTGCTGTGCACCAGCGCGGCGTCGTAGACCGGGTCGATCTCGGAGATGTGGTTGAAGACCAGCAGCGCCCCGCCCGTCGCGGGAATCCGCTCGCGGCCCTCCAGGCTACGGCGGCCTGCCATCCGGCTGAAGGGGTGGAACACCGACGCCGCGAAGGAGACCCAGAAGCCGCCCTTCTCCCGGCGTCGCACCGCGCCGGTCCGTTCTGCGTCTGGGCTGGTCACCGCAGTCCTCCTGGCTGGTGTGGCGGGGGTCGGGAACGGCCTAGAGTCTTACCGAGCCCTCGTCCGGGCCCACATCGGGGTCCGCGGGCGGGTCCGGCCGGCCGCCGCCTGCCGGG
This genomic stretch from Actinoalloteichus hoggarensis harbors:
- a CDS encoding NAD(P)H-dependent glycerol-3-phosphate dehydrogenase — translated: MESIRRVAVLGSGSWGTAFAKVIADAGRDVVLWSRRQTVAEEITRLHRNSDYLPDVTLPTNLTATSDAAEALAGADAVVLAVPSQTLRTNLASWRPLLPAGATLVSTAKGVELGSLKRMSEVIAEVAEVPADQVAVVSGPNLAKEVGAEQPTATVIACTDVQRAEALQHACSTRYFRPYTNVDVIGCELGGACKNVIGLACGMADGLGFGDNTTATLITRGLAETARLGAALGADPLTFAGLAGLGDLVATCSSPLSRNRTFGARIGRGDSIAQAQAAANGQVAEGVKSCASIRELGARHGVEMPITDSVYRVCHEALSPRVMAAELLGRARKAEWS
- a CDS encoding cystathionine gamma-lyase, with translation MSLDADWGDGTRCVHAGGTPPSKGAPLTPGPVLAAPFHLTDGGPATDHGSDLDAGRTEETDFYGRADNPTWRRLESAIGELDGGECVLFPSGMAAISALLRDAAGRGALVLPSDGYYATRAFAASELIPRGVPVREVPTAGPWDDDVFDGAALVLLETPSNPGLDVCDIAELSARAHAAGAVVAVDNTTASPLGQRPLALGADVVVASDAKALSGHSDLLLGHVSTGDAALAGRIRQARTLGGAIPGPFESWLAYRSLSTLDLRLARQADNAAALAAALRDHPAVRRLRWPGMADDPAHATARRQMRRFGGVLSFELADEATFARFVAASRLVVEATSFGGVHSTADRRARWGDPVAPGFVRFSSGCEDAVDLVADVLAALDACTR
- a CDS encoding cysteine dioxygenase encodes the protein MFAVPPNTVAAPPTQDALTHPVRVAMATATDREQWAPLLRYDPDQRWSGLLSRTEHHEVWLLSWLPGQRTRLHDHGGAVGAFTVVNGVLTERVARQDGRGGRIEVVQPLAAGASRVFGPDYVHEVVNEGPDPAVSVHVYRRERREMNEYEFDAVEGLRPTGRRRW
- a CDS encoding lysophospholipid acyltransferase family protein; translation: MTSPDAERTGAVRRREKGGFWVSFAASVFHPFSRMAGRRSLEGRERIPATGGALLVFNHISEIDPVYDAALVHSSRRVPRFMAKHSLWKVPVVGTLMRSTGQIPVYRGSGEAQRSLDAALAALHEGKIVVIYPEGTVTRDPQLWPMHSRTGVARLALEGGVPVIPAVNWGTQHIFDYTKRRFRPIGRKPVRVRVGEPLDLAAFEGRTRDTALLREVTETVMGSVRDLLAEVRQEKAPATFFLHRGRVRPENGDLDRPES
- a CDS encoding D-alanine--D-alanine ligase family protein; amino-acid sequence: MTERRTRVAVVFGGRSSEHAISCSSAASVLAHLDPQRYEVVPVGISQEGRWVVGTSDVSELEIRDRVLPTVDATAAALVLPADPTSRHLISLEPGQAGEALSGVDVVFPVLHGAYGEDGTIQGLLEMAGLPYVGPGVLASATAMDKEFAKKLLGAAGLGVGRYEVLRRGQETLSAVQRETLGLPVFVKPARAGSSIGISKVTDWAELPAAIGLARQTDPKVVIESAVVGREIECGVLEFPDGRVEASLPSEIRVVDGAVDWYDFDAKYLDEFCEIDIPAKLDDDVTERLRAQAITAFEALDCQGLARVDFFVTEAGELIVNEVNTMPGFTPISMYPKMWAVTGTDYPSLLDTLVQTALARGTGLR
- a CDS encoding pyridoxamine 5'-phosphate oxidase family protein yields the protein MTDVAQPAQEQPGGPLSPTDRSTIRRGRVRARTARAELHDILDAGLICHLGLTTDSGPLVLPTCYGRDGDTLYLHGSTGAASLRTLAGGAPACVTVTHLDGIVYARSVFHHSANYRSAVIQGTAVPVLDDAGRRHALRVVTEQLAPGSWDGGARLPTEREMAATLVLAMDLGEASVKVRTGPPGDDEDDVAADEHWAGVLPLKQTWGSPEPCPLLPAGRPIPERVSGR
- a CDS encoding PLP-dependent aminotransferase family protein, whose protein sequence is MNASRPRGGPISEIPIELDRSASIPLAVQLADALRASAASGVLRAGDRLPSTRGLAGYLRVSRTVTAAAYEQLHAEGWIVGRHGSGTFVTTSPPGAVRNVEPAPRPVTGDRRLLDLTPGAPWVHGLDRAAWRRAWRVAADAPPLIRPQRAGLPEYRTAIVEHLLRHRGLAVVDRRDDLGPSPADAVLATAGTTAAVAELASSVLRPGDRVAVEDPGYQRAVGALRAGGVEVLPAPVDADGLLVDEIPEDIQAVYCSPAHQYPLGGRLPAERRVALVRRAREQNFLIIEDDYDGELRFDVAPLPLLVALGPDVVVHLGTTSKILTPTLGAGWMVAPGRVLGAVQEYRDLAGAGPPAAGQRVFVELARHGDLGRHLRRMRRELAARRLRLVQALGEKGIEVLGDEAGAHVVIPLASAAAEQRVAAKAAAAGVLIDGLARHYQRTPRLFGVPLGYAACTPAEFDAALPEIVQLFADEAGRSADLDAE